The sequence below is a genomic window from Gammaproteobacteria bacterium.
CTGCATTCGCTGATTCGAAAAGAAGAAAAACTGCTGATCGAGGCGTTTCAAAAAGCCGATGTAGAGCCGATCATGATCGATGATCGCCAGCTGATCATGGATTTTCACAGCGCGCCCGATATTGACATCCTGGTCGAACGTTCTATCAATCATTCACGTGCGCTACACGCGCTGCGCCTGTTCGAGAGCGCCGGGGTGTGCTGCGTCAATTCCCACAAAGTCGCGCAAATTTGTGGTGACAAACTGCTGACCACCGCGGCCCTCAAGGACCACGGTATCGCACAGCCCGAGTGCCGGGTCGCATTTACCGAGGAATCGGCACTCGATGCGATCGAGGAACTGGGCTACCCGGTGGTCCTGAAACCCGCAGTTGGATCCTGGGGCAGACTGCTGTCCAAGATCAACGATCGCGATGCCGCCGAGACGGTGCTCGAACACAAGACCGTACTCGGCAGCTATCACCATTCAATTTTTTATATTCAACAATACATTGAAAAACAGGGGCGCGATATCCGCAGCTTCGTGGTCGGCGACGATTGTATCGCTGCAATATACCGCAGCTCGGATCACTGGATCACAAATACTGCGCGCGGTGCGCAGGCCAGTAAATGCGAGGTGACGTCCGAGGTCGCCGAAATATCGCTGGCCGCGGCAAAAGCCGTCGGTGGCGGGATTGTCGCGGTCGACCTGTTTGAAAGCGATGGCGGCCTGTTGGTCAACGAAGTCAACTACACGATGGAATTTCGCAACAGTATCGACACCACTGGCGTCGATATTCCGCAGGTCGTCGCGAATTACGTCGTTGGCCTGGTCAGGCAATGATAAAGGTATCGATTGTCGGCGCCTCGGGCTATACCGGCGGCGATTTACTGCGCATCCTGTTGTTCCATACGCAGGTCGAAATTCAGCAGGTGACGTCGGAACGTCACGCAGGCAAGCTGGTTTCGAGCGTGCATCCCAACCTGCGTAAAATCTGTAAACACAAGTTTATCCCGATTGCTGAACTGGAGCCCTGTGACGTGCTGTTCCTGGGATTACCGCACGGGCAAATGATGAACCGCCTCGGTGAATTCGAGAACCTGGCCGAAACCCTGATCGATTTATCCGCCGACTTTCGCCTGCGCGACAGCAGCGCCTTTGAAAAATGGTATGGCAAGGCGCACGATTGCCCGCAAAAACTGGCTGATTTTGTCTACGGTATTCCCGAACTTCACCGCGCTGAAATGAAAGACGCCCGGCGTATCTCGGGCGCCGGCTGTAATGCCACTGCTACCATACTTGCGCTGCATCCGCTCTACCAGGCCGGCGTGGTCGAATCCGCGGTGG
It includes:
- the lysX gene encoding lysine biosynthesis protein LysX produces the protein MKIGLLHSLIRKEEKLLIEAFQKADVEPIMIDDRQLIMDFHSAPDIDILVERSINHSRALHALRLFESAGVCCVNSHKVAQICGDKLLTTAALKDHGIAQPECRVAFTEESALDAIEELGYPVVLKPAVGSWGRLLSKINDRDAAETVLEHKTVLGSYHHSIFYIQQYIEKQGRDIRSFVVGDDCIAAIYRSSDHWITNTARGAQASKCEVTSEVAEISLAAAKAVGGGIVAVDLFESDGGLLVNEVNYTMEFRNSIDTTGVDIPQVVANYVVGLVRQ